The Hydrogenobacter thermophilus TK-6 genome window below encodes:
- the infA gene encoding translation initiation factor IF-1 — translation MGKKKDQEQYKEKGIVLEGTVTEALPNAMFRVKLDTGHEVLAHVSGKMRVHFIRILPGDRVKVELSPYDLTRGRIVYRA, via the coding sequence ATGGGTAAGAAAAAGGACCAAGAGCAGTACAAAGAAAAAGGTATAGTGCTTGAAGGCACGGTGACGGAAGCTCTTCCCAATGCCATGTTTAGAGTAAAATTAGATACAGGTCATGAAGTACTTGCCCATGTCTCCGGAAAGATGCGCGTGCATTTTATAAGGATACTTCCCGGAGACAGGGTAAAAGTGGAGCTATCACCTTATGACCTTACCAGGGGCAGGATAGTTTATAGAGCATGA
- the rplN gene encoding 50S ribosomal protein L14 has protein sequence MIQRQSYANVADNSGAKRVQIIGIPYAPRKYATLGDVVTVTVKDAAPNSSAKKGKVYRAVVVRTKKEVRRPDGSYIKFDDNAVVLLNQYGEPLGTRILGPIAREVRNRGFTKLASLAPEVV, from the coding sequence ATGATACAGAGGCAGAGTTATGCGAATGTGGCTGATAACTCGGGTGCCAAGAGGGTTCAGATTATAGGTATACCCTATGCACCCAGGAAATATGCAACACTGGGAGATGTAGTTACTGTCACGGTTAAAGATGCGGCGCCTAACAGCTCCGCCAAGAAGGGAAAAGTGTACAGAGCAGTGGTTGTAAGGACTAAGAAGGAAGTGAGGCGCCCTGATGGAAGCTACATCAAGTTTGACGACAATGCGGTTGTTTTGCTCAATCAGTACGGTGAGCCTCTGGGGACGCGCATACTGGGTCCTATAGCGAGAGAGGTAAGGAACAGAGGTTTTACCAAACTGGCATCTTTGGCTCCGGAGGTGGTCTAA
- a CDS encoding metallophosphoesterase family protein produces the protein MRLLHISDLHAGKTLGRTNRNEDLHYALEQVISICHEEKVDVLLIAGDIYDKSHPDHESHNLIMDFLTRIHTTGIHTVLIAGNHDSYDFIKSYKNLGRVANIHAFDRPCKNPKDCIIKLGNITIACLPYPSERVITHIEEHTQRSYTEKVANYLKALAKEVEDAQQSVLLAHIMIEKAKVSGTERQASIGEFYAIKPEHIPTAFNYVALGHVHRHQQIISSRIYYSGSLYQIDFSEKGMEKYVNLVLLEEQEVRPIKLDLKRELYEVRIGVKDNFNAVLSHLKGLKGLVKVVLETDMRDSTISIKKKNLEDVLGERLVRFEIEPIAENNAEESYKSEKLDLVSAYETYYRKTYRCQLPEDIKKEFINILGKAEHEAHTA, from the coding sequence ATGAGGCTTTTGCACATATCTGATTTGCACGCCGGTAAAACCCTTGGAAGGACCAACAGAAACGAGGACCTCCACTATGCCCTTGAGCAGGTAATAAGCATATGCCATGAGGAGAAGGTGGATGTGCTTTTAATTGCAGGAGATATATACGACAAATCACATCCAGACCACGAATCACATAATCTCATCATGGACTTTCTTACAAGGATACATACGACAGGCATACACACGGTGCTAATAGCTGGCAATCACGATAGCTATGACTTTATAAAGTCTTACAAAAATCTTGGAAGAGTTGCCAACATACATGCCTTTGACAGACCTTGCAAAAATCCCAAAGACTGCATCATAAAATTGGGAAACATTACCATTGCGTGCCTCCCCTACCCCAGCGAAAGGGTTATCACTCACATAGAGGAGCATACGCAGAGGAGTTATACCGAAAAAGTGGCTAATTACCTGAAGGCATTGGCCAAAGAAGTAGAAGACGCCCAGCAGAGCGTGCTTCTGGCTCACATCATGATAGAGAAGGCAAAAGTGTCTGGGACAGAAAGACAAGCCAGCATAGGAGAGTTTTACGCCATAAAGCCAGAGCACATACCCACGGCGTTCAATTATGTAGCGCTCGGGCATGTACACAGACACCAACAGATAATTAGTTCAAGAATTTATTACTCGGGTAGTCTATACCAAATAGACTTTTCCGAAAAGGGTATGGAAAAGTATGTAAATTTGGTGCTTCTTGAAGAGCAGGAGGTAAGACCCATAAAGCTGGACCTAAAGAGGGAGCTTTACGAGGTCAGGATAGGGGTGAAGGATAATTTTAACGCCGTGCTAAGCCATCTTAAAGGACTTAAAGGTCTTGTGAAGGTAGTCTTAGAAACGGATATGAGGGATAGCACCATATCCATTAAAAAGAAGAATTTGGAAGATGTGTTGGGAGAGAGACTTGTCAGGTTTGAAATTGAACCCATAGCAGAAAACAACGCAGAAGAGAGTTATAAGAGCGAGAAGCTGGACCTTGTCTCTGCTTATGAAACTTATTATAGAAAAACTTACAGATGCCAACTGCCCGAAGATATAAAAAAGGAATTTATAAACATACTTGGGAAAGCAGAGCATGAAGCCCATACTGCTTAA
- the rplO gene encoding 50S ribosomal protein L15, producing the protein MKLHELAPNEGATKEKKRVGRGIGSGLGKTCGKGHKGQKTRSGDRNLPSWFEGGQTPLHKRIPKRGFRSVNRVVYSVVNVKTLDKYFSEGQEITPELLYEKGLVKKGMPVKVLGDGELSKRLSVKAHAFSSSAKEKIEAAGGSCEVLKW; encoded by the coding sequence ATGAAGCTTCATGAGCTTGCACCCAACGAAGGTGCTACAAAGGAAAAGAAGAGAGTAGGTAGAGGTATAGGTTCTGGACTTGGTAAAACCTGCGGTAAAGGACACAAAGGACAGAAGACAAGGTCCGGAGACAGAAATCTACCTTCTTGGTTTGAAGGCGGTCAGACACCCCTTCACAAAAGAATACCCAAGAGAGGCTTTAGAAGTGTAAACAGGGTAGTTTATTCAGTTGTGAATGTAAAGACCCTTGATAAGTACTTTTCGGAAGGGCAAGAAATAACTCCAGAGTTGCTTTACGAAAAAGGGCTTGTAAAAAAAGGCATGCCTGTTAAGGTCCTCGGTGATGGAGAGCTTAGCAAAAGGCTCTCTGTTAAAGCTCATGCCTTTTCCTCAAGCGCAAAAGAGAAGATAGAAGCAGCGGGCGGGTCCTGCGAGGTTCTAAAGTGGTAG
- a CDS encoding type Z 30S ribosomal protein S14: MARKAKVAKDIKHFPKYQVRQKNRCPLCGRPRGFIRYFGMCRLCFRELALKGELPGVRKASW; the protein is encoded by the coding sequence ATGGCAAGAAAGGCTAAGGTAGCTAAAGATATTAAGCACTTTCCCAAGTACCAAGTAAGGCAAAAGAACAGGTGCCCGCTCTGCGGAAGACCGAGGGGATTTATAAGATACTTTGGCATGTGCAGGCTTTGCTTTAGGGAGCTGGCACTAAAAGGTGAACTGCCAGGAGTTAGGAAGGCAAGCTGGTAA
- the rpsE gene encoding 30S ribosomal protein S5 — protein sequence MGGVDLGRLIDERRKMQGIVGMEDDLQIEERLIYAKRTTRVTKGGKRFSFGALVIVGDKRGFVGFGLGKAREVPIAIAKAIEDGKKHLIKVPIINGTVPHDVIGEYGPTQIKVIPARRGTGIVAGGAAKPIFELAGYTDVLTKLQGSTNPNNVVRAVFDALLKLRSLEDVSRERGIDLEELQRRYHIYAR from the coding sequence ATGGGTGGTGTAGACCTTGGAAGGTTAATTGACGAAAGGAGGAAGATGCAAGGCATAGTAGGTATGGAGGACGATTTGCAGATAGAGGAGAGGCTCATATACGCCAAGAGAACTACGAGGGTAACAAAGGGTGGTAAAAGGTTTTCCTTTGGTGCTTTAGTCATAGTTGGTGACAAGAGAGGTTTTGTAGGTTTCGGTCTGGGTAAAGCAAGAGAGGTGCCCATAGCTATAGCAAAGGCTATAGAGGACGGTAAAAAGCACCTTATTAAAGTGCCCATAATAAACGGTACAGTACCGCACGATGTGATAGGTGAGTATGGACCTACGCAGATAAAGGTAATACCTGCAAGAAGAGGTACAGGTATAGTGGCAGGAGGTGCAGCTAAACCCATCTTTGAGCTTGCCGGTTATACGGATGTGCTCACAAAGCTCCAGGGAAGCACCAATCCCAACAATGTAGTAAGGGCTGTCTTTGATGCGCTTCTGAAGCTCAGATCCTTAGAGGATGTTTCAAGGGAAAGAGGCATAGACCTTGAAGAACTTCAAAGGAGGTATCACATATATGCAAGGTAA
- the rpsM gene encoding 30S ribosomal protein S13, producing the protein MARIAGVDLPDHKKLEVALTYLYGIGWSRSREICQKTGIPCTKRLGELTPDELNTIRRYIEQNYKVEGDLRREVQMNIKRLMDMGSYRGIRHSRGLPVRGQQTRTNSRTRKGKRKTVGGTKKKIAK; encoded by the coding sequence ATGGCAAGGATAGCAGGTGTTGACCTTCCCGATCACAAAAAGTTGGAGGTAGCACTTACTTACCTTTACGGTATAGGTTGGTCAAGGTCAAGAGAGATATGCCAAAAGACAGGCATACCATGCACCAAAAGGCTCGGTGAGCTTACACCTGATGAGCTAAACACTATAAGGAGATACATAGAGCAGAATTATAAGGTGGAAGGTGACCTCAGAAGGGAAGTGCAGATGAACATAAAGAGGCTCATGGATATGGGCTCTTACAGAGGTATCAGGCATTCCAGAGGTCTTCCTGTGAGAGGACAGCAAACCAGAACCAACTCAAGAACCAGGAAGGGCAAAAGAAAGACAGTAGGTGGTACCAAAAAGAAGATAGCTAAGTAG
- the rplX gene encoding 50S ribosomal protein L24, translating to MASKIKKGDTVVVLRGRERGKTGEVIKVLRDENKVIVKDVNIVKKHVKGIPNVREGGIYEMEAPLHISNVMLLCPKCNKPTRVGFRIERDGDTLKKYRYCKKCHQNIDLVRTKERVKV from the coding sequence ATGGCATCAAAGATAAAGAAAGGTGATACGGTTGTAGTTCTCAGGGGCAGAGAAAGAGGAAAAACCGGAGAGGTGATAAAAGTGCTAAGGGATGAAAACAAGGTTATTGTGAAAGACGTGAATATAGTTAAGAAGCATGTAAAGGGCATACCCAATGTTAGGGAAGGTGGTATATATGAGATGGAGGCACCTCTGCACATAAGCAATGTGATGCTTTTGTGTCCTAAGTGTAACAAGCCTACGCGCGTAGGCTTTAGAATAGAGCGTGATGGTGATACCTTGAAAAAGTACAGGTACTGTAAAAAGTGCCATCAAAATATAGATTTAGTGAGAACCAAAGAGAGGGTAAAGGTATGA
- the rpmD gene encoding 50S ribosomal protein L30, with product MQGKGMIKVTLLRGLAGKPEDHIKAVKSLGLKKVGQSRMLPDSPVVWGNIKKASYLIRVERVEGGQA from the coding sequence ATGCAAGGTAAAGGCATGATAAAAGTCACTCTCTTAAGAGGGCTTGCAGGCAAACCAGAAGATCACATAAAAGCGGTGAAGAGTTTGGGGCTTAAAAAGGTAGGTCAGTCAAGGATGCTTCCGGACAGTCCGGTAGTATGGGGCAACATAAAAAAAGCCTCTTACCTTATAAGGGTGGAGAGAGTTGAAGGAGGTCAGGCATGA
- the rpsH gene encoding 30S ribosomal protein S8, which yields MDTIADMFSAIKNAISRRKDYVDVPSSKIKEAILELLKKEGYIRDWERLEGEGYKKGTQYTLRIHLKYLDSRKQESAIKGMVKVSKPGRRIYVPKHSMPYVQKGLGVAILSTDAGVLTDHQARKIGKGGEVIAYIW from the coding sequence ATGGACACTATTGCAGACATGTTTTCAGCCATTAAAAACGCCATAAGCAGGAGGAAAGACTATGTAGATGTGCCTTCCTCAAAAATTAAGGAAGCTATACTTGAGCTCCTAAAGAAGGAAGGCTATATAAGAGACTGGGAAAGGCTTGAAGGTGAAGGCTATAAAAAAGGCACTCAGTACACCCTTAGGATACACCTAAAATACCTTGATTCAAGAAAACAGGAGAGTGCCATAAAGGGGATGGTAAAGGTTTCAAAGCCTGGAAGACGCATCTATGTTCCTAAGCACTCCATGCCATATGTTCAAAAGGGTTTGGGAGTTGCTATACTCTCCACGGATGCGGGTGTATTGACGGACCATCAGGCAAGAAAGATAGGAAAGGGTGGTGAAGTTATAGCTTACATTTGGTGA
- the map gene encoding type I methionyl aminopeptidase translates to MNIELYSFKEIEKIKKACQVVVEVLEAIAEHIKPGISTYDIDMIAKEETKKRGARPAFLNYKPPFSKVSYPASICVSVNSAIVHGLPKKDQIIKEGDLVSLDFGAIIDGYAGDSAITVPVGKIGQKEETLLRATKEALKEAVKVCVPGNWVSDITRAIHNTAERYGVFPVRGLGGHGIGKRVHEDPFIPNNLKDMEKRDVKLRQGMVIAIEPMFAIGTEETALDGDGWTVHTADKSPSAHFEYTVAITKDGPVVLTEFSHG, encoded by the coding sequence ATGAATATTGAACTTTACTCTTTCAAGGAGATAGAGAAGATAAAAAAGGCTTGCCAGGTGGTGGTAGAGGTACTTGAAGCTATAGCGGAGCATATAAAGCCGGGTATCTCTACCTACGACATAGACATGATAGCAAAGGAGGAGACTAAAAAGAGGGGTGCACGTCCGGCTTTCTTAAATTACAAACCTCCCTTTAGCAAAGTTTCCTATCCAGCCTCCATATGCGTATCGGTAAATTCAGCAATAGTTCATGGGCTTCCTAAGAAAGACCAAATTATTAAAGAAGGAGACTTGGTGAGTTTAGATTTTGGTGCTATAATAGATGGATACGCAGGAGATTCGGCTATAACTGTGCCTGTGGGTAAGATAGGTCAGAAGGAGGAGACGCTTTTGAGGGCAACCAAAGAGGCATTAAAAGAGGCGGTAAAGGTGTGTGTGCCTGGTAATTGGGTGAGTGATATAACGCGTGCCATCCACAATACAGCGGAAAGGTACGGCGTTTTCCCTGTCAGAGGCTTGGGTGGACATGGCATAGGCAAGAGGGTGCATGAGGATCCCTTCATTCCCAACAATCTAAAGGATATGGAAAAGAGGGATGTCAAATTAAGGCAGGGTATGGTGATAGCTATAGAGCCTATGTTTGCAATAGGAACGGAGGAGACAGCTCTTGACGGCGATGGCTGGACGGTTCACACTGCAGACAAAAGCCCTTCCGCCCACTTTGAGTACACGGTGGCAATAACCAAGGATGGACCTGTTGTGCTTACGGAGTTCAGTCATGGGTAA
- the rplF gene encoding 50S ribosomal protein L6, translating into MSRIGKKPIEIPKNVKVSLQDGVITVEGPKGKLSMKHHPDMKVYLEESFIKVERPSDDPFHRAMHGTTAALIRNMIKGVTEGYTVVLEVFGLGYRAAVKGTNLELNLGLSHPVVFPIPPDVKIEVKENKIYVSGIDKQRVGQVAAQIRAFREPDAYKGKGIRYEGEVLKLKPGKAAGKGKK; encoded by the coding sequence ATGTCAAGGATAGGTAAAAAACCCATTGAGATACCAAAGAATGTAAAAGTAAGCTTGCAGGATGGTGTAATAACCGTTGAAGGACCAAAAGGGAAGCTTTCCATGAAACACCATCCAGACATGAAGGTTTATCTGGAAGAGAGCTTTATAAAGGTGGAGAGGCCTTCAGATGATCCATTTCATAGGGCTATGCACGGAACTACCGCAGCGCTTATAAGGAACATGATAAAAGGCGTCACAGAAGGATACACAGTAGTCCTTGAAGTGTTTGGACTTGGATACAGAGCGGCAGTAAAGGGGACAAACCTTGAACTAAACCTGGGACTATCTCATCCTGTAGTCTTTCCCATACCTCCCGATGTGAAGATAGAGGTAAAGGAGAATAAAATATATGTGAGCGGTATTGATAAGCAAAGGGTAGGTCAGGTGGCGGCGCAGATAAGAGCCTTCAGAGAGCCAGATGCTTACAAAGGCAAGGGTATAAGGTACGAAGGTGAGGTCCTAAAACTAAAGCCGGGTAAGGCGGCAGGAAAGGGTAAGAAGTAA
- a CDS encoding TIGR00730 family Rossman fold protein: MNSKELRLIEELKIKQGDTWRVLKIMSEFVRGFDELSNVGPAVTFFGSSRLGEEDKYYKFAYRTAFRLGQMGFCIITGGGPGVMEAANRGAYDAGALSVGLNIEIPKEQVPNRYQNKSLQFDYFFVRKVMLIKYSFAYVIFPGGFGTLDELFEALTLIQTGKSHRFPVILFGSKYWGPLLDFMREVMVPHRTISQEDTKLLTLVDDPEAVISQVLSEVERQYAYLMEEEPMNPLVEKLENILKRSSLR, encoded by the coding sequence ATGAACAGTAAGGAACTTAGGCTTATAGAAGAGCTAAAAATAAAGCAGGGGGACACATGGCGTGTCCTCAAGATAATGAGTGAGTTCGTTCGCGGGTTTGATGAGCTTTCTAATGTGGGACCTGCGGTAACCTTCTTTGGTAGCTCAAGACTTGGAGAAGAGGACAAATATTATAAGTTTGCCTACAGGACTGCCTTCAGACTGGGACAGATGGGTTTTTGTATAATAACGGGAGGTGGACCTGGCGTAATGGAGGCTGCCAACAGGGGAGCCTACGACGCTGGTGCTTTATCTGTAGGATTAAACATAGAGATACCCAAAGAGCAAGTGCCCAACAGATATCAGAATAAGTCCCTTCAATTTGATTACTTTTTTGTAAGAAAAGTTATGCTCATCAAGTACTCCTTTGCGTATGTGATATTTCCCGGGGGCTTTGGCACTCTTGATGAGCTTTTTGAAGCTCTTACCCTTATACAGACAGGCAAAAGCCATAGATTTCCTGTAATACTCTTTGGTAGCAAGTACTGGGGACCTCTCCTTGATTTTATGCGAGAGGTAATGGTACCTCACCGTACTATAAGCCAGGAAGATACGAAACTTTTAACGCTGGTGGATGACCCAGAGGCGGTTATATCCCAGGTACTCTCTGAGGTGGAGCGTCAGTATGCTTATCTGATGGAAGAAGAGCCTATGAATCCCCTCGTAGAAAAACTGGAGAACATTCTCAAAAGGAGCAGTTTAAGATGA
- the rpsK gene encoding 30S ribosomal protein S11, which yields MAKKKGQAKKQKRTVTQGIVNILSTFNNTIINITDPQGNTLTWESGGTVGFKGTRKSTPYAAQLAAQKAARRAIQEYGLQEVEVRIKGAGAGRESALRAIYASGLKIKLIRDVTPIPHNGCRPPSKRRV from the coding sequence ATGGCTAAGAAGAAAGGACAGGCTAAAAAGCAAAAGAGGACGGTAACTCAAGGCATAGTCAATATCCTCAGCACCTTCAACAACACCATAATAAACATAACAGACCCTCAGGGAAATACGCTAACCTGGGAGAGCGGAGGAACAGTGGGCTTTAAAGGCACAAGAAAAAGCACACCTTATGCTGCGCAGCTTGCGGCACAAAAAGCTGCCAGAAGAGCTATTCAGGAGTATGGACTTCAGGAAGTGGAAGTGAGAATAAAGGGTGCAGGAGCAGGTAGAGAATCCGCTTTGAGAGCCATATACGCATCTGGATTAAAGATAAAGCTCATAAGGGATGTTACTCCAATACCTCACAATGGGTGCAGACCACCTTCAAAGAGGAGGGTATAA
- the rplR gene encoding 50S ribosomal protein L18: MAKLSSHARRERRHKRIRKKVFGTPERPRLCVYRSLHSFYAQIVDDTKAHTIVSASTIDPEFTKLTGKRGGKSIEDVRKLAEILVQKAKEKGISKVVFDRGGFLYHGKIKAFADRCRELGLEF, translated from the coding sequence ATGGCAAAGCTCAGCAGTCATGCAAGGAGAGAAAGGAGGCACAAAAGAATAAGAAAGAAGGTTTTTGGTACTCCAGAAAGACCAAGGCTCTGTGTTTATAGAAGCCTTCACAGCTTTTATGCGCAGATAGTGGATGATACAAAAGCCCACACCATTGTGTCCGCTTCTACGATAGACCCAGAATTTACAAAGCTCACAGGTAAGAGAGGTGGAAAGTCCATAGAAGATGTAAGAAAGCTGGCTGAGATACTGGTCCAGAAGGCAAAGGAGAAGGGTATAAGCAAAGTGGTTTTTGATAGAGGTGGATTTTTGTATCACGGTAAGATAAAGGCTTTTGCCGACAGGTGTAGAGAATTAGGACTTGAGTTTTAA
- a CDS encoding adenylate kinase — protein sequence MILVFLGPPGAGKGTQAKMLSEELGFKHISTGDMLREAVKNATPLGLKAKEYMDRGDLVPDDIVIAMVEQVVLKEKKVILDGFPRTIAQATSLDSMLKKHGREVSKVILFEIDDEVIVDRLTGRRICPNCGAVYHLKFSPPKEDQICDICGTKLIQRQDDTEEVIRRRLEVYRRQTAELIDFYKRQNKLISLDAQKSIEELYKDLKKAVEDEY from the coding sequence GTGATACTTGTCTTTCTTGGACCACCCGGTGCTGGAAAAGGCACTCAGGCAAAAATGCTTTCTGAGGAATTAGGTTTTAAGCACATCTCCACAGGAGACATGCTGAGAGAGGCTGTAAAAAATGCTACACCCCTTGGGTTAAAAGCCAAAGAGTACATGGACAGGGGGGATCTGGTTCCAGATGACATAGTTATAGCCATGGTGGAGCAGGTGGTGCTCAAAGAGAAGAAGGTTATACTTGATGGTTTTCCAAGAACCATAGCTCAAGCAACTTCCCTAGATAGCATGCTGAAAAAACACGGTAGGGAGGTTAGTAAAGTTATACTTTTTGAGATTGATGACGAGGTTATAGTGGATAGGCTTACAGGCAGAAGGATATGTCCCAACTGCGGTGCGGTGTATCACTTAAAGTTTAGTCCCCCTAAGGAAGACCAGATATGCGACATATGTGGCACGAAGCTAATTCAGAGGCAGGATGACACGGAGGAGGTTATAAGGCGTAGGCTGGAAGTTTACAGAAGGCAAACAGCTGAACTTATTGACTTTTATAAAAGACAGAATAAATTAATTAGCTTGGACGCTCAAAAGAGCATAGAGGAGCTTTACAAAGACCTTAAGAAGGCAGTAGAGGATGAATATTGA
- the rplE gene encoding 50S ribosomal protein L5 encodes MSVETKYVPRLYIKYRDEVVPKLINRFGYKNPMEVPKIIKIVVNMGVGEAVQDIKHLERAIEDIKLITGQHPTVRRAKKSEAGFKLRKGMPVGLKVTLRKERMWDFLDKLISIALPRVKDFKGLNPRSFDGRGNYAFGVSEQIVFPEIDYEKVDAIRGMDIIVHTSAKTDEEALWLLSLLGLPIRSS; translated from the coding sequence ATGAGTGTAGAGACTAAGTATGTGCCAAGGCTATACATCAAGTACAGGGATGAGGTAGTGCCTAAGCTTATAAACAGGTTTGGCTACAAGAATCCCATGGAAGTTCCAAAGATAATCAAAATAGTGGTAAACATGGGTGTGGGAGAAGCGGTACAGGACATAAAACACCTGGAGAGGGCTATAGAGGACATAAAGCTCATAACTGGTCAACATCCTACCGTAAGAAGAGCCAAAAAATCCGAAGCTGGTTTTAAGCTTAGAAAGGGGATGCCGGTAGGTCTAAAGGTAACTCTCAGAAAGGAGAGGATGTGGGACTTTTTGGACAAGCTCATATCCATTGCCTTACCAAGGGTAAAGGACTTTAAGGGTCTGAATCCCAGGTCTTTTGATGGAAGAGGTAACTACGCCTTTGGAGTTTCTGAGCAGATAGTGTTTCCCGAAATAGATTACGAAAAGGTGGATGCAATAAGGGGTATGGATATCATCGTACATACATCCGCCAAGACGGACGAAGAAGCTCTTTGGCTCCTGTCCCTGTTGGGGCTACCTATAAGAAGTTCTTAG
- the rpmJ gene encoding 50S ribosomal protein L36 — MKVKPSVKPMCAKCKIIRRKGRVMVICENPKHKQRQGS; from the coding sequence ATGAAGGTAAAGCCGTCAGTAAAACCTATGTGTGCCAAGTGCAAGATCATAAGAAGGAAAGGAAGAGTGATGGTAATATGTGAAAACCCAAAGCACAAACAGAGACAGGGTTCTTAA
- the secY gene encoding preprotein translocase subunit SecY → MVEYIKQLLALEDFRKRFLYTLLMFAIYRLGSHIPLPGIDTTALEDFFKSFQGTIFYLYDIFSGGNLGRMTLFALGVMPYISASIMMQLLTVAVPELQRLAKEEGDYGRYKINQYTRYLTVFVAFVQSLGVSLWLQNQVSPRGFPIVPDSGIVFTLTTVIALVSSTMFLVWVGDRITEKGIGNGMSLLIFAGIVANFPNASIRVLEMLKNGDLSPFAFVGAIIFVIAVIVGIVFMQEAERRIPVQYPRRQIGRQEVAGGSTYLPIKINPAGVIPIIFAQSLLIIPSTVIGFINHPIARLLHDAFNPTTLFYNFLYVLLIVFFTYFYTAVLINPVDVADNLKKGGAFVPGVRPGQDTQKLLETIVNRLAFIGSIFLSVVAIIPIFISLWLKVPFYFGGTTALIVVGVALDTLNKLEAQMIQKKYAGYMRRRVR, encoded by the coding sequence GTGGTAGAGTACATAAAACAGCTCTTAGCCCTTGAGGACTTTAGGAAGAGGTTTTTATATACCTTGCTCATGTTTGCCATATACAGGCTGGGAAGTCACATTCCACTGCCTGGCATAGATACGACAGCCTTAGAGGACTTTTTTAAGAGCTTTCAGGGTACCATCTTTTACCTGTATGATATATTCTCCGGCGGAAACTTGGGGCGTATGACCCTATTTGCGCTGGGCGTGATGCCTTACATATCAGCCTCTATTATGATGCAACTTCTTACCGTTGCAGTGCCAGAACTTCAGAGGCTTGCCAAAGAAGAGGGTGATTATGGAAGGTACAAGATAAATCAGTACACCAGATACCTTACGGTTTTTGTTGCCTTCGTGCAATCCCTGGGTGTATCCCTTTGGCTTCAGAATCAGGTGTCCCCACGGGGCTTCCCTATAGTTCCCGACAGTGGAATTGTCTTTACTCTTACTACAGTAATAGCTTTAGTGTCTTCCACCATGTTTCTCGTGTGGGTAGGCGACAGGATAACAGAAAAGGGAATAGGCAATGGTATGTCCCTGCTTATCTTTGCCGGTATAGTAGCTAACTTTCCCAACGCCTCCATAAGAGTTTTAGAAATGCTCAAAAATGGAGACCTTTCTCCCTTTGCCTTTGTAGGTGCCATTATATTCGTTATAGCAGTCATAGTGGGCATAGTATTTATGCAAGAAGCGGAGAGGCGAATACCTGTGCAGTATCCCAGAAGGCAGATAGGAAGACAGGAGGTGGCCGGCGGTTCCACTTATCTCCCCATAAAGATCAATCCGGCAGGTGTTATACCCATAATATTTGCTCAGTCTTTGCTCATCATACCCTCTACGGTGATAGGTTTTATAAACCATCCCATAGCGCGCCTTTTGCACGATGCTTTTAATCCCACAACCCTCTTTTACAACTTCTTGTATGTGCTTCTTATTGTCTTCTTTACATACTTTTACACTGCAGTACTTATAAACCCCGTGGATGTGGCGGATAATCTCAAAAAGGGCGGTGCCTTTGTGCCTGGGGTAAGACCGGGTCAAGACACCCAAAAGCTCTTAGAAACCATAGTAAATAGGCTTGCCTTTATAGGGTCTATATTCCTCAGCGTTGTGGCCATCATACCCATATTTATAAGTTTATGGCTTAAAGTCCCCTTCTACTTTGGTGGCACTACAGCCCTCATAGTGGTAGGTGTAGCTCTTGACACCTTAAACAAGTTAGAAGCTCAGATGATACAGAAAAAGTATGCAGGATACATGAGGAGGAGAGTAAGGTGA